A window of Acidobacteriota bacterium genomic DNA:
TTTGGGGGCGATCTTTCGAGTCAGCTGCGGAGGGCGTCACCGCCCTCCCGCTACTCCAGCCGGAACTTGATGGTGACGGTCATCATGAACACCGCGGGTTTCTTGTCCTTCCCGATGTAGGGGGAGTACTCCCACTGCTTCACGGCGTCGGCCGCCGCTTTCGTCAGGCTGTCGTCCGGGCTTTCCAGCACCTTGATCTCGCTGACCTTCCCCGTCTTGTCCACGGTCGCGTCCAGTTTCACGACGCCCTGGATGCCGGCTTTTTTGGCTTCCGGGGGATAGGCCGGCGGGACGGATTTCAGAAGCTTGATGCTTTTGGCCTCGTCGTCCTTGAGGCGCACCGGTTCCCCCGCCAGGGCAACCGCCGCGCAGAGAGCGCAGGCCAGGACCAGTACCGTCAGGATTCGCTTTCTCATCACCAACCTCCTTGAAGTGAATGGTTCTCTGTTTCAGGCCCGCCGCCCAGCTGGGCGACGATGTGCGTTCCGGTCCCGTCCGCATCCTCCGTGATGAAGTGGGTCTCGTTCACCAGCCCCAGGTCGTCCTCGAGGGTGATGACCTGGGTCACCACCGGCGGGGCGGCGGCCGCGGGCGTCGCGCGGGAAGCTTTTCCTCCCGCACCGCCGGCGGCGATGGGCCCTGTTCCTGCATCCGGGAAGGACAACCGGAGCGCGAGCGTGGCGGCGAGCAGGAGGACCGCCGCCGCAGTCGCGGCCCAAGTCGGGAAGGACAATCCGCCCTGGCGAAGGGGCAGGGGCGGTCGGGTGGACACGGGGCGGCGGAAGTGAAGCCCCGCGGCGGCTTGGATGGCCGCGGCGCGGACTTTGGCGGCCAGGTCCCGTTCCCGCGCCAGTTCCCCGGCACAGGGCGCGCATTCCGCCAGGTGACGGCGAGCGGCCTCGGCCTCGACCGCCGGCAGTTCTCCGTCCAGGAACTCGTACAGGATTTTGTGGAAGTGTTTACATCGCATGTTCCTCTCCCTCATGGCTCCGCAATGCCGGGACCCTCTCCCGGGGAAA
This region includes:
- a CDS encoding energy transducer TonB; amino-acid sequence: MRKRILTVLVLACALCAAVALAGEPVRLKDDEAKSIKLLKSVPPAYPPEAKKAGIQGVVKLDATVDKTGKVSEIKVLESPDDSLTKAAADAVKQWEYSPYIGKDKKPAVFMMTVTIKFRLE
- a CDS encoding zf-HC2 domain-containing protein, which codes for MRCKHFHKILYEFLDGELPAVEAEAARRHLAECAPCAGELARERDLAAKVRAAAIQAAAGLHFRRPVSTRPPLPLRQGGLSFPTWAATAAAVLLLAATLALRLSFPDAGTGPIAAGGAGGKASRATPAAAAPPVVTQVITLEDDLGLVNETHFITEDADGTGTHIVAQLGGGPETENHSLQGGW